In Shouchella patagoniensis, the following are encoded in one genomic region:
- a CDS encoding aminotransferase class I/II-fold pyridoxal phosphate-dependent enzyme → MQSLFKNKTQAYVTVAETKASLQHKRIEEIALINQNRVMESFSAHQVADFHFTPSTGYGYDDAGRDTLEKIYADVFGAEAGLVRSQIVSGTHAIAIALFGVLRPGDELLYITGTPYDTLEEIVGIRGNSSGSLKDFNIEYQKVDLKNNAMDKDAIKAAVSSKTKMIGIQRSKGYGDRPSLCIEEIEDVIAFVKSIKPDVVVFVDNCYGEFVETREPCHVGADLIAGSLIKNPGGGIAKTGGYLVGRADLVELASYRLAAPGIGAEGGASLHTLLDMYQGFFLAPHVVAQSVKGAIYTAALLEEVGMKTEPASNEIRTDLIQAVHFKTADQMVSFCQAIQHASPVNAHVTPTPSYMPGYADDVIMAAGTFVQGASIELTADGPLRPPYAAYVQGGLTYEHVKLAVTKAVEKTFID, encoded by the coding sequence ATACAATCATTATTTAAGAACAAAACACAAGCATATGTAACGGTTGCCGAAACAAAAGCGTCTTTGCAACATAAAAGAATTGAAGAAATCGCTTTGATTAATCAAAATCGTGTAATGGAAAGTTTTTCGGCGCATCAAGTGGCTGATTTTCATTTCACTCCATCAACAGGCTATGGCTATGACGATGCAGGAAGAGATACGTTAGAGAAAATCTATGCAGATGTTTTTGGTGCAGAAGCGGGTCTTGTCCGAAGTCAGATTGTCTCTGGAACACATGCGATTGCAATTGCTTTATTTGGAGTATTACGTCCCGGAGACGAATTGTTATACATAACAGGAACTCCCTACGATACATTGGAAGAAATAGTAGGAATTCGTGGAAACTCTAGTGGTTCATTAAAAGACTTTAACATTGAGTATCAAAAAGTGGATTTAAAGAATAACGCTATGGACAAGGATGCAATAAAAGCAGCGGTTTCAAGTAAAACGAAGATGATCGGTATTCAGCGATCAAAAGGGTATGGAGACCGGCCTTCATTGTGCATTGAAGAAATCGAAGATGTAATTGCGTTTGTGAAATCCATTAAACCAGATGTTGTTGTGTTTGTTGACAATTGCTATGGAGAATTTGTTGAAACAAGAGAGCCTTGTCATGTAGGTGCGGATTTGATCGCAGGTTCACTAATAAAAAATCCTGGAGGTGGAATTGCAAAGACAGGAGGCTATCTTGTAGGAAGGGCTGATTTAGTTGAGCTTGCCTCGTATCGACTAGCGGCACCAGGCATTGGTGCAGAAGGTGGCGCTAGCTTGCATACACTTCTTGATATGTATCAAGGATTTTTCTTAGCACCCCATGTAGTTGCTCAAAGTGTAAAAGGAGCCATTTATACAGCCGCTCTGCTTGAAGAGGTTGGAATGAAAACGGAACCAGCTTCAAATGAGATACGAACAGATTTGATTCAAGCTGTTCATTTTAAGACAGCTGACCAGATGGTCTCGTTTTGTCAAGCGATTCAACACGCATCACCTGTGAATGCACACGTCACACCTACGCCAAGCTATATGCCTGGATATGCAGATGATGTTATCATGGCAGCGGGTACTTTTGTACAAGGAGCGAGTATTGAATTAACAGCTGATGGTCCATTGCGTCCTCCATACGCTGCTTACGTGCAAGGTGGTCTGACGTATGAACATGTTAAGCTCGCCGTGACAAAAGCTGTCGAAAAAACGTTTATCGATTAG
- the spoVK gene encoding stage V sporulation protein K: protein MTNPLKTNNSATINVVLNKTPIKRASTDWFVSADEKEKHQILTRFENKLSSYIGLDEIKSLIKELYAWIYVNERRKEFGLRAPKQVLHMIFKGNPGTGKTTVARIIASFLHEMNVLTKGHFLEMERADLVGEYIGHTAQKTREVLKQAQGGVLFIDEAYSLSRGGEKDFGKEAIDTLVKGMEDHSNEFVLIIAGYSKEMDFFLSLNPGLPSRFPISITFPNYSVEELMEMLIGMAKERDYVIAEDALLVCKEHIRKIASEEPKTFSNGRYIRNLIEEAVRLQAVRVLKQNTYTKSALELLKKEDFQFKQQR, encoded by the coding sequence ATGACAAATCCGCTCAAAACAAACAATAGTGCTACAATTAATGTTGTGCTCAATAAAACACCCATTAAGCGCGCTAGTACAGACTGGTTTGTGTCTGCAGATGAAAAAGAAAAACACCAAATCTTGACACGTTTTGAAAACAAGCTTTCCTCTTATATTGGATTAGATGAAATAAAATCTCTTATAAAAGAATTATATGCATGGATTTATGTGAATGAACGCCGTAAGGAATTTGGTCTTAGAGCACCAAAACAAGTGTTGCATATGATTTTTAAAGGAAACCCGGGTACTGGAAAAACAACAGTAGCAAGGATTATTGCTTCATTCTTGCATGAAATGAACGTTCTAACAAAAGGACATTTTTTAGAAATGGAAAGAGCAGACCTCGTTGGCGAATACATTGGGCACACTGCTCAAAAAACCAGAGAAGTGTTAAAGCAAGCCCAAGGTGGAGTTCTTTTTATTGATGAAGCTTATTCTCTATCAAGAGGAGGGGAAAAGGATTTTGGTAAGGAAGCAATTGATACTCTAGTTAAGGGAATGGAAGATCATTCAAATGAGTTTGTATTAATTATTGCCGGTTATTCAAAGGAAATGGATTTTTTCCTCTCCTTGAATCCCGGGTTGCCTTCGAGGTTTCCGATTTCCATTACTTTTCCAAATTATTCTGTGGAAGAATTAATGGAGATGTTAATCGGTATGGCGAAAGAAAGGGATTACGTGATCGCAGAAGATGCGTTACTCGTATGCAAGGAACATATTCGAAAGATTGCATCTGAAGAGCCAAAGACATTTAGTAACGGTCGATATATTCGAAATTTGATTGAGGAGGCCGTTCGCTTACAAGCTGTTCGAGTTTTAAAACAAAACACCTATACGAAATCTGCGCTCGAATTATTAAAAAAAGAAGATTTTCAATTTAAACAACAACGGTAA
- a CDS encoding tyrosine-type recombinase/integrase, with protein sequence MIGQKEQDAFFVHLAAIARQPSTIRRYRYDLLDFFTWLDGKPFELLNHQEVERFFYELIETRNYKVRTIRRIASVLRQFTHFLQTNNILNAHPLSVYQPPLLETEPLSRNDWVSKKEIETLLKSSHSETGLSENQLLARPQLTERNFAMFSLFADYGLTLKELCDIEMNAVNFIQHTIQIENETFKRNIHLPEALSTQIHTYWSLIPEPVRPRLHSSDSLFVAYDFKRRTYHWSYEDDAPKALTEIALQKMIRTEVARAGLRKGISAQHFRNSYLLRALLNGEDFETIQKQAGLKSMLSLRRYSLTIDHLNEQDRELILHS encoded by the coding sequence ATGATTGGACAAAAAGAACAAGACGCATTTTTCGTTCATTTAGCTGCGATAGCTCGGCAGCCATCAACAATTCGTCGCTATCGTTACGATTTACTAGATTTTTTCACGTGGCTCGATGGTAAACCTTTTGAATTACTCAATCATCAAGAAGTCGAACGTTTTTTTTATGAACTAATCGAAACACGAAATTATAAAGTTAGAACGATACGCAGAATTGCGTCGGTCCTTCGACAATTCACCCATTTCTTACAAACAAACAACATTCTAAACGCCCATCCATTGTCCGTTTATCAACCTCCTTTATTAGAAACAGAACCACTTTCAAGAAACGATTGGGTAAGCAAAAAAGAAATTGAGACTCTTTTAAAATCAAGCCATTCCGAAACAGGCCTTAGTGAAAATCAACTTTTAGCCAGGCCTCAATTAACTGAACGAAACTTTGCTATGTTTTCTTTATTCGCTGATTATGGACTTACACTAAAAGAATTATGTGATATCGAAATGAACGCCGTTAATTTTATTCAACATACCATTCAGATCGAAAATGAAACATTCAAACGAAACATACATTTGCCAGAGGCATTATCAACACAAATTCACACTTATTGGAGCTTAATCCCCGAACCCGTTAGACCAAGACTGCATTCTTCTGATTCGTTATTTGTAGCTTATGATTTCAAAAGACGAACGTATCACTGGTCCTATGAAGATGATGCCCCTAAAGCACTGACGGAAATCGCTCTGCAAAAAATGATTCGGACAGAGGTTGCCCGTGCGGGTCTTCGGAAAGGCATTTCTGCACAACATTTTCGTAATTCCTACTTACTTAGAGCTTTGCTAAACGGAGAAGACTTTGAAACAATTCAAAAACAAGCTGGTTTAAAGAGCATGCTTTCTCTAAGGCGTTACTCTTTGACGATTGATCACTTGAACGAACAAGACCGAGAGTTAATCCTACATTCATAA
- a CDS encoding ABC transporter ATP-binding protein, whose translation MDPIIKLSQLTKRYGAKTVVNELSLNVYKGELFCFLGPNGSGKTTTMKMMCGLLKPSKGTAEIVTIDVWKDPLNAKKKFAYVPDQPNMYEKLTGEEYLRFIASIFEVDDHSFNERKETYINLFELTGRTNELIESYSHGMRQKINLCAALIHKPDVLFLDEPTVGLDPKGARTLKNLLRQLCDEEGLTVFMTTHILEIAEQMCDRVAILSQGHLLASGTMDELRQQGGKENSSLEELFLSLTSSDEDTNSVVNELKGEDN comes from the coding sequence ATGGACCCAATAATTAAACTTAGCCAATTAACAAAACGATATGGAGCAAAAACAGTTGTTAATGAATTATCCCTTAACGTATATAAAGGAGAGCTCTTTTGCTTTCTTGGTCCTAATGGGTCAGGCAAAACAACAACTATGAAAATGATGTGTGGTTTACTTAAGCCGAGTAAGGGAACCGCTGAGATTGTGACGATTGATGTATGGAAAGATCCTTTAAATGCAAAGAAGAAGTTTGCCTATGTACCTGATCAACCGAATATGTACGAAAAGTTAACAGGGGAAGAATATTTGCGGTTTATTGCAAGCATATTTGAAGTGGACGATCATTCTTTTAACGAGCGTAAAGAAACATACATAAATCTATTTGAACTAACCGGCAGGACGAATGAACTCATTGAATCTTATTCTCATGGAATGCGACAAAAGATTAATTTATGCGCAGCGTTGATCCATAAGCCAGATGTACTTTTCTTAGATGAGCCGACAGTTGGACTTGATCCAAAAGGAGCAAGAACATTAAAGAATTTACTGCGTCAATTATGTGATGAAGAAGGGTTAACCGTTTTTATGACAACTCATATATTAGAAATTGCTGAACAAATGTGTGACCGAGTTGCGATATTATCACAAGGTCATTTACTTGCTTCAGGTACAATGGACGAACTACGTCAACAAGGTGGAAAAGAGAATTCTTCATTAGAAGAGTTGTTTCTATCACTTACATCAAGTGATGAAGACACAAATTCAGTCGTTAATGAATTAAAAGGAGAAGATAACTAA
- a CDS encoding putative ABC transporter permease subunit, translating to MLVPLLQLFIRLQKREFLAQTTAQKTSVIILCVVFFFLGLFFANGFGYVAASTTNSFLLFSFQSLIVILFIFLMMFTIPHVFDKLYGSKDLHLLFSLPIPTRTIFLAKLGEHLLTVPLFLFLGSTLFAVIAGIRGGAAWSYFLWVAPIILFSILGAIAFVYLMTLAFAQLIPGHRTKELMTFTSALSGIIVFLLVQAFNLSSTDDGFNPESIQFSYPGWLPTSWAGEILTAGFNGTTTIATWGYFGIFLCFVISLLFFSLFLVERGFRHGWIKSHDAKKKKRKSDGRKQHVTGPLHALIQKERAYFFRDIREWLQLMPIIVLLFVMVFPLFNQGLYPILQEVPLLSYGVMQLVFFLSFSFAAGNFTASSVGREGPNIHLLSVLPIRGIDIARAKFLFHWFFLLAILAIFELIGFVLFSWPFWLPILGFFVIGIAIAGLSSLSLYVGTQSPRFNERQPQARVQTAASFLLMFASLFYILIFFIPVGLAVLPLGELEQLFFEDDNESNFFIQLVLFFIRIHATNTFAILSLSTLCVALLSIGLSWYFIKKSARAFDTGIKIDLQSK from the coding sequence ATGCTTGTGCCTTTATTGCAGTTATTTATTCGTCTGCAAAAACGCGAGTTTCTAGCTCAAACAACCGCTCAAAAAACATCCGTTATCATTCTCTGCGTTGTCTTCTTTTTTTTAGGACTATTTTTTGCAAATGGTTTCGGTTACGTTGCTGCTTCTACAACCAACTCTTTCCTCTTGTTTTCGTTTCAAAGTCTCATTGTTATTCTTTTTATATTTTTGATGATGTTTACGATTCCTCATGTTTTTGACAAGCTGTACGGCTCAAAAGATTTACATCTGTTATTCTCTTTACCAATTCCAACCAGAACAATTTTTTTAGCGAAACTAGGGGAACACCTTTTAACTGTGCCGTTATTTTTATTTTTAGGAAGTACTCTTTTTGCCGTAATTGCTGGTATAAGAGGCGGGGCGGCCTGGTCATACTTCTTGTGGGTTGCACCAATTATACTCTTTAGTATATTAGGAGCCATTGCATTTGTTTACCTAATGACTCTTGCTTTTGCTCAACTAATTCCTGGACACCGTACAAAAGAATTAATGACTTTTACTAGCGCTTTAAGTGGCATCATCGTGTTCTTGCTTGTTCAAGCCTTTAACCTTTCTTCCACAGATGATGGATTCAATCCTGAATCAATTCAATTCAGCTACCCAGGATGGCTTCCTACATCATGGGCTGGAGAAATTTTAACTGCTGGATTTAATGGAACGACCACAATTGCTACGTGGGGCTACTTTGGCATTTTTCTATGCTTTGTTATTTCCCTTCTCTTTTTTAGCCTTTTTTTAGTGGAGAGAGGTTTTCGACATGGTTGGATTAAGAGTCACGATGCTAAAAAGAAAAAACGCAAGAGTGATGGTCGAAAACAACATGTTACAGGTCCACTTCATGCTTTAATTCAAAAAGAACGAGCATATTTTTTCCGAGATATTCGTGAATGGCTTCAACTAATGCCCATTATTGTCCTCTTATTTGTTATGGTTTTTCCTTTGTTTAATCAAGGGTTGTATCCTATATTACAAGAGGTTCCACTTTTATCTTACGGAGTTATGCAACTCGTCTTCTTTCTGAGCTTTTCATTTGCAGCTGGCAACTTCACGGCAAGCAGTGTAGGAAGAGAAGGTCCTAATATACATCTTCTTTCGGTATTACCAATTAGAGGAATTGACATTGCTCGAGCCAAATTTTTATTTCATTGGTTCTTTTTACTTGCTATTCTTGCCATTTTTGAACTCATTGGCTTCGTCCTATTCAGTTGGCCCTTCTGGCTTCCTATTTTAGGCTTTTTCGTTATCGGCATTGCGATTGCTGGTCTAAGTAGTCTAAGCCTTTACGTGGGTACACAAAGCCCTCGTTTTAACGAACGCCAACCCCAAGCAAGAGTGCAAACGGCTGCTTCATTTCTTTTAATGTTCGCTTCTTTGTTTTATATTCTCATTTTCTTTATCCCGGTCGGTTTAGCTGTCTTACCACTCGGTGAATTGGAACAGTTATTCTTTGAAGATGATAATGAGAGTAACTTTTTTATTCAACTCGTTCTATTTTTTATTCGAATTCATGCGACGAACACGTTTGCCATCTTATCTTTAAGCACATTATGTGTCGCTCTGCTTTCAATAGGACTATCATGGTATTTTATTAAGAAAAGTGCACGAGCATTTGATACTGGCATCAAGATCGATCTGCAATCAAAATAA
- the hfq gene encoding RNA chaperone Hfq translates to MKATVNIQDQFLNQLRKESIPVTVFLLNGFQLRGQVKGFDNFTVIVETEGRQQLVYKHAISTFAPQKNVQLKSETEI, encoded by the coding sequence ATGAAGGCTACAGTGAATATCCAAGACCAATTTCTAAATCAATTACGTAAAGAGTCAATCCCGGTCACCGTGTTTCTTCTAAACGGTTTCCAACTGCGTGGCCAAGTTAAAGGATTTGATAATTTCACCGTTATTGTCGAGACGGAAGGTCGTCAACAACTTGTTTATAAGCATGCCATCTCCACCTTTGCCCCGCAAAAAAATGTGCAGCTTAAGAGTGAAACGGAAATATAA